A portion of the Chromobacterium sp. IIBBL 290-4 genome contains these proteins:
- a CDS encoding YeiH family protein: protein MTNYRNLIPGLALSLGLAGAAIWAADLPAMKSLGFSALTIAIIGGMILGNTFYRFIAEPSHHGITFSKQKLLRAGIILFGFKLTFQDIAAVGFSGVLIDALVLTSTFFLAFWLGRKKLGLDEQSVILIGAGSSICGAAAVLATEPVVKAHAEKVAVAVATVVVFGTAAMFLWPLMFEAVRHLGISEFSYGLFAGSTIHEVAQAVAAGKSVSDAAMNTAVITKMIRVMMLAPFLIGLSAWLAGKHSGGQAQKQPISIPWFAVAFLAVAGFNSFNLLPHALLQQIIALDNLLLAAAMGALGITTHISAIRQAGAKPLLLASALFGWLIVGGGLINAGVLALLH from the coding sequence ATGACTAATTATCGCAATCTTATCCCCGGTCTGGCTTTGTCGCTGGGCCTCGCCGGCGCCGCCATCTGGGCGGCCGACTTGCCGGCGATGAAGAGCCTGGGCTTTTCCGCCCTCACCATCGCCATCATCGGCGGCATGATCTTGGGCAATACTTTCTATCGTTTCATCGCCGAACCCAGCCACCACGGCATCACCTTCTCCAAGCAGAAGCTGCTGCGCGCCGGCATCATCCTGTTCGGCTTCAAGCTCACTTTTCAAGACATCGCCGCCGTCGGCTTCTCCGGCGTGCTGATCGACGCGCTGGTGCTGACCTCCACCTTCTTCCTGGCCTTCTGGCTGGGTCGCAAAAAACTGGGCCTGGACGAACAGAGCGTGATCCTGATCGGCGCCGGCAGCTCGATCTGCGGCGCGGCCGCGGTGCTGGCCACCGAACCGGTGGTGAAGGCGCATGCCGAAAAAGTGGCGGTAGCGGTGGCGACCGTGGTGGTGTTCGGCACCGCCGCCATGTTCCTGTGGCCGCTGATGTTCGAGGCGGTGCGCCACCTGGGCATTTCCGAATTCAGCTACGGCCTGTTCGCCGGCTCCACCATCCATGAGGTCGCCCAGGCGGTCGCCGCCGGCAAATCAGTCAGCGACGCGGCGATGAACACCGCGGTGATCACCAAGATGATACGGGTGATGATGCTGGCGCCGTTCCTGATCGGCCTGTCCGCCTGGCTGGCGGGCAAGCACAGCGGCGGCCAAGCGCAAAAGCAGCCCATCTCCATCCCCTGGTTCGCTGTGGCCTTCCTCGCCGTGGCCGGCTTCAACTCCTTCAACCTGCTGCCGCACGCGCTGCTGCAACAGATCATCGCTCTGGACAACCTGCTCTTGGCCGCCGCGATGGGCGCGCTGGGCATCACCACCCACATCTCCGCCATCCGCCAGGCCGGCGCCAAGCCGCTGCTGTTGGCCAGCGCCTTGTTTGGCTGGCTGATCGTAGGCGGCGGACTGATCAATGCCGGCGTGCTCGCCTTGCTGCATTAA
- a CDS encoding YbdD/YjiX family protein, with amino-acid sequence MAEWWRAAVTTARLMVGQRDYDLYVSRRRRFDPEAQVMSREEFFRYCQEQRYGGKSIKKCPC; translated from the coding sequence ATGGCTGAATGGTGGCGGGCGGCGGTGACGACCGCCCGGCTGATGGTGGGGCAGCGCGATTATGACTTGTATGTCAGCCGTCGCCGCCGCTTCGACCCGGAGGCCCAGGTGATGAGCCGCGAGGAATTCTTCCGCTATTGCCAGGAGCAGCGCTATGGCGGCAAAAGCATAAAGAAATGCCCTTGCTGA
- a CDS encoding carbon starvation CstA family protein, with amino-acid sequence MQQIKQCVVWLLVALAGATAFAMVALNRGETINAVWLVVAALSVYAIAYRFYSRFIADKVLELDARRLTPAEKFNDGLDYVPTNKWVVFGHHFAAIAGAGPLVGPVLAAQMGYLPGTLWILVGVMLAGAVQDFLTLFLSMRRDGKSLGEMIRQEMGDIAGVIASIGVLMIMVILLAVLALVVVKALADSPWGTFTIACTIPIALFMGVYTRYIRPGKIGEVSVIGFILLMLAIVYGGDVAKSATLAPLFTLKGTTLAWTLIGYGFIASVLPVWLLLAPRDYLSTFLKIGTIVGLAIGILIVAPQLHMPSVTKFIDGSGPVFSGNLFPFLFITIACGSVSGFHSLVASGTTPKLVENETQARMIGYGAMLVESFVAIMALIAACVLDPGVYFAMNSPAALIGKTAVDAAQVISSWGFVITPDTLTQLASDVGEHTVLSRAGGAPTLAVGMAHILSGVIGGKTMMAFWYHFAILFEALFILTTVDAGTRVLRFMIQDLLGVFIKPMANTESWMANLVATALAVSAWGYFLYQGVVDPLGGINTLWPLFGIANQMLAGIALTLATVVLVKMQKTRYVWVTALPTAWLLLATLTAGWQKLFDASPKISFLAHADKFSAAVAKGELLAPAKSMAQMQQIIFNDYVDATLTGLFMAVVLAMLVFGIHVIRKSLAVKWVTAKEVPAVYRQGGANG; translated from the coding sequence ATGCAACAGATCAAGCAGTGCGTCGTCTGGCTGCTGGTGGCGCTGGCGGGGGCTACGGCCTTCGCCATGGTGGCGCTCAACCGCGGCGAGACGATCAATGCGGTATGGCTGGTGGTGGCCGCTTTGTCGGTTTACGCCATCGCCTATCGCTTTTACAGCCGCTTCATCGCCGACAAGGTGCTGGAGCTGGACGCGCGCCGGTTGACGCCGGCGGAAAAATTCAACGACGGGCTCGATTACGTGCCCACCAACAAATGGGTGGTGTTCGGCCACCACTTCGCCGCCATCGCCGGCGCCGGTCCGCTAGTGGGCCCGGTGCTGGCCGCGCAGATGGGTTATCTGCCCGGCACGCTGTGGATTCTGGTCGGCGTGATGCTGGCCGGCGCGGTGCAGGATTTCCTGACGCTGTTCCTGTCGATGCGCCGCGACGGCAAGTCTTTGGGCGAGATGATACGCCAGGAGATGGGCGACATCGCCGGCGTGATCGCGTCGATAGGCGTGCTTATGATCATGGTGATTCTGCTGGCGGTGCTGGCCCTGGTGGTGGTGAAAGCCTTGGCCGACAGCCCGTGGGGCACCTTCACCATCGCCTGCACCATCCCGATCGCCCTGTTCATGGGCGTGTATACCCGCTACATCCGGCCGGGCAAGATAGGCGAGGTGTCGGTGATCGGCTTCATCCTGCTGATGCTGGCCATCGTCTATGGCGGCGATGTGGCCAAGAGCGCAACTTTGGCGCCGTTGTTCACGCTGAAGGGCACCACGCTGGCCTGGACGCTGATAGGCTACGGCTTCATCGCCTCGGTGCTGCCGGTGTGGCTGCTGCTAGCGCCGCGCGATTATCTGTCCACCTTCCTGAAGATAGGCACCATTGTCGGCCTGGCCATCGGCATTCTGATCGTGGCGCCGCAGCTGCATATGCCGTCTGTCACCAAGTTCATCGACGGCAGCGGCCCGGTGTTCTCCGGCAACCTGTTCCCCTTCCTGTTCATCACCATCGCTTGCGGCTCGGTGTCCGGCTTCCACTCGCTGGTGGCCTCCGGCACCACGCCCAAACTGGTGGAGAATGAAACCCAGGCTCGGATGATAGGCTACGGCGCCATGCTGGTGGAGAGCTTCGTCGCCATCATGGCCTTGATCGCCGCGTGCGTGCTGGATCCGGGCGTCTATTTCGCGATGAACAGCCCGGCGGCCTTGATCGGCAAGACCGCGGTCGACGCAGCGCAGGTGATTTCCAGCTGGGGCTTCGTCATTACGCCTGACACGCTGACGCAGCTGGCGTCCGATGTGGGCGAGCACACGGTGCTGTCGCGCGCCGGCGGCGCGCCGACGCTGGCGGTGGGCATGGCCCACATCCTGTCCGGCGTGATCGGCGGCAAGACCATGATGGCCTTCTGGTATCACTTCGCCATCCTGTTCGAGGCCTTGTTCATCCTCACCACTGTCGATGCCGGCACCCGCGTGCTGCGCTTCATGATCCAGGATCTGCTGGGCGTGTTCATCAAGCCGATGGCCAACACCGAATCGTGGATGGCCAACCTGGTGGCCACCGCGCTGGCGGTGTCGGCCTGGGGTTATTTCCTGTACCAGGGCGTGGTGGATCCGCTGGGCGGCATCAATACCTTGTGGCCGCTATTCGGCATCGCCAACCAGATGCTGGCCGGCATCGCGTTGACGCTGGCCACCGTGGTGCTGGTGAAGATGCAGAAAACCCGCTACGTATGGGTGACGGCGCTGCCGACCGCCTGGCTGCTGCTGGCCACGCTGACCGCCGGCTGGCAAAAGCTGTTCGACGCCAGCCCCAAGATCAGCTTCCTGGCACATGCCGACAAGTTCTCCGCCGCCGTGGCCAAGGGCGAATTGCTGGCGCCGGCGAAGAGCATGGCGCAAATGCAGCAAATCATCTTCAATGATTATGTGGACGCCACATTGACCGGCCTGTTCATGGCGGTGGTGTTGGCGATGCTGGTGTTCGGCATCCATGTGATCCGCAAGTCGCTGGCGGTGAAATGGGTGACGGCCAAGGAAGTGCCGGCGGTATACCGGCAAGGAGGCGCCAATGGCTGA
- a CDS encoding response regulator has protein sequence MAQHILIVEDDARLADLVAAYLTKHGYQVSLHGRGDTAPAVILESKPDLVVLDVMLPGKEGFDVCREVRPHYGGRILMMTARDEDVDEILGLELGADDYLAKPVEPRRLLARIRALLRRSGGADAADEAESEAGNDSVAFGQFNISQATREAWLGNEQIELTTAEFDLLWLLAVHAGQILSRDDIMGELRGIGFDGLDRSIDARISRLRRKLGDNPDAPARIKTVRGKGYLFSRSDWE, from the coding sequence ATGGCTCAACACATTCTCATCGTGGAAGACGATGCGAGACTGGCGGACTTGGTGGCCGCCTATCTGACCAAACATGGCTACCAGGTCAGCCTGCACGGCCGCGGCGACACCGCGCCCGCCGTGATACTGGAATCCAAGCCCGACCTGGTGGTGCTGGACGTGATGCTGCCCGGCAAGGAAGGCTTCGACGTCTGCCGCGAGGTGCGGCCGCACTACGGCGGGCGCATCCTGATGATGACGGCGCGCGATGAGGACGTGGACGAAATCCTGGGCCTGGAGCTCGGCGCCGACGACTACCTGGCCAAGCCGGTGGAGCCGCGCCGGCTGCTGGCACGCATCCGCGCCCTGCTGCGCCGCAGCGGCGGCGCCGACGCCGCGGACGAAGCCGAAAGCGAAGCGGGCAACGACAGTGTCGCCTTCGGCCAATTCAATATCAGCCAGGCCACCCGCGAAGCCTGGCTAGGCAATGAGCAAATCGAACTCACCACCGCCGAGTTCGACCTGCTGTGGCTGTTGGCCGTGCACGCCGGCCAGATCCTGTCGCGCGACGACATCATGGGCGAATTGCGCGGCATCGGCTTCGATGGCCTGGACCGCTCCATCGACGCCCGCATCTCCCGCCTGCGCCGCAAGCTGGGCGACAACCCGGACGCGCCGGCGCGGATCAAGACCGTGCGCGGCAAGGGCTATCTGTTCTCGCGCAGCGACTGGGAATAA
- a CDS encoding ATP-binding protein produces the protein MPSKNLRGWLKPSLGTLFARYFLATMLVELLIIIGFGFLVTKLYENSDQASKVQFMNGTVSLVRAQLQSHPQAEWNAQLAPLASHFSYPIHLVDKLPPELAADADSVLKIGLPYLDSDNQILYAPLSGSPKLLAFGPLDVQSSDSSWISEDIEVLLIWMLLSGTTLGTLLYFSLQPLWKDLLEVRRTAEVLAEGDFSARARSAKSRLFAPLPLAFNSMAERLERQMETRQALSHAIAHEIRTPIARLRFGLTMLEEEEDQAEWQRYRDGMERDLHELEDLISTSMELSKLKRSEVPLHLETIDLFDWFDDLIDLVTPLKPAGLALTLECPHEFGDFDRKLMYIASRNLLLNAFKYAQQQVRMRVFHQDGQLVIEVDDDGCGIPEEDREKVFEPFHRLDRSRDRATGGHGLGLSFVRLIAEHHQGAAIAEGSDLGGARFRMIIAQPTHEEH, from the coding sequence ATGCCATCCAAGAACCTGCGCGGCTGGCTCAAGCCGTCGCTGGGCACGCTGTTCGCCCGCTACTTTCTCGCCACCATGCTGGTGGAGCTGCTGATCATCATCGGCTTCGGCTTTCTGGTGACCAAGCTGTACGAAAACAGCGACCAGGCCAGCAAGGTGCAGTTCATGAACGGCACCGTGTCGCTGGTGCGCGCGCAACTGCAAAGCCACCCCCAGGCCGAGTGGAACGCGCAGCTGGCCCCGCTGGCCAGCCATTTCAGCTATCCCATCCATCTGGTGGACAAACTGCCGCCGGAGCTCGCCGCCGACGCCGACTCGGTGCTGAAAATAGGCCTGCCCTATCTGGACAGCGACAACCAGATTCTCTACGCCCCGCTCTCCGGCAGCCCCAAGCTGCTGGCCTTCGGCCCGCTGGATGTGCAGTCCAGCGACAGCAGCTGGATCAGCGAAGATATCGAAGTGCTGCTGATCTGGATGCTGCTGTCCGGCACCACGCTGGGCACGCTGCTGTATTTCAGCCTGCAGCCGCTGTGGAAAGACCTGCTGGAAGTGCGCCGCACCGCCGAAGTGCTGGCCGAAGGCGATTTCAGCGCCCGCGCCCGCTCCGCCAAGAGCCGGCTGTTCGCGCCGCTGCCGCTGGCCTTCAACAGCATGGCGGAACGGCTGGAGCGGCAGATGGAAACCCGCCAGGCGCTGTCGCACGCCATCGCCCACGAAATCCGCACTCCCATCGCCCGGCTGCGTTTCGGCTTGACCATGCTGGAAGAGGAGGAAGACCAGGCGGAATGGCAGCGCTACCGCGACGGCATGGAGCGCGACCTGCACGAACTGGAAGACCTGATCAGCACCAGCATGGAGCTGTCCAAGCTCAAGCGCAGCGAAGTGCCGCTGCACCTGGAGACGATTGACCTGTTCGACTGGTTCGACGACCTGATCGACCTGGTGACGCCGCTCAAGCCTGCTGGTCTGGCGCTGACGCTGGAATGTCCGCATGAATTCGGCGACTTCGACCGCAAACTGATGTACATCGCCAGCCGCAACCTGCTGCTCAACGCCTTCAAATATGCCCAGCAGCAAGTGCGGATGCGCGTGTTCCATCAAGACGGCCAATTGGTGATCGAAGTCGACGACGACGGCTGCGGCATTCCGGAAGAAGACAGGGAAAAAGTGTTCGAACCCTTCCATCGGCTGGACCGCAGCCGCGACCGCGCCACCGGCGGCCATGGCCTGGGATTGTCCTTTGTGCGGCTGATCGCGGAGCACCACCAGGGCGCGGCGATTGCCGAAGGTTCAGACCTGGGCGGCGCGCGTTTCCGCATGATCATTGCCCAACCGACTCACGAAGAGCATTAA
- a CDS encoding carboxylesterase → MVSTRPAALLVHGLGGTAYDLGALGRTLEEADIVTHTPVLPGHGGQPEDLLGVRWQEWVECIRTEYRALKAKHKVVHLAGVCLGGLVALEVARLENHQDKLALYAPPMFLDGWSLPKLTWLRHAVYHIPGLAQKMRVPEVSPFGIKNARIRKAIQQRFERGDRFHYAYIPLVCIREVDGLRRQLLRHVSEITCPTLIVHADEDDITSPRSAHYLMQYLGGPVDFMPLSNSYHMVMVDNERNDVLARSLKFFNTAVTSKQTAESCGWTAFAAA, encoded by the coding sequence ATGGTTTCCACTCGACCGGCAGCGCTTCTGGTACACGGCCTCGGCGGCACTGCCTACGACCTGGGCGCGCTGGGCCGCACCCTGGAAGAAGCCGACATCGTCACCCACACGCCGGTGCTGCCGGGTCACGGCGGCCAGCCGGAAGACCTGCTGGGCGTGCGTTGGCAAGAGTGGGTGGAATGCATTCGCACCGAGTACCGCGCGCTGAAAGCCAAGCACAAGGTGGTGCACCTGGCCGGCGTGTGCCTGGGCGGCTTGGTGGCGCTGGAAGTGGCCCGCCTGGAAAACCATCAGGACAAGTTGGCCCTGTACGCGCCGCCGATGTTCCTGGACGGCTGGAGCCTGCCCAAGCTGACCTGGCTGCGCCACGCCGTTTACCACATCCCGGGCCTGGCGCAGAAGATGCGCGTGCCCGAGGTGTCGCCGTTCGGCATCAAGAACGCGCGCATCCGCAAGGCCATCCAGCAGCGCTTCGAGCGCGGCGACCGCTTCCACTACGCCTACATCCCGCTGGTTTGCATCCGCGAAGTGGACGGCCTGCGCCGCCAACTGTTGCGCCACGTATCGGAAATCACCTGTCCGACGCTGATCGTCCACGCCGACGAAGACGACATCACCAGCCCGCGCTCCGCCCATTACCTGATGCAATACCTGGGCGGCCCGGTGGACTTCATGCCGCTGTCCAACAGCTACCACATGGTGATGGTGGACAATGAGCGCAACGATGTGCTGGCGCGCAGCTTGAAATTCTTCAACACCGCCGTCACTTCCAAACAAACGGCCGAAAGCTGCGGCTGGACCGCCTTCGCGGCAGCCTGA
- the hemF gene encoding oxygen-dependent coproporphyrinogen oxidase: MSHPHSDAVKAFLLDLQDRICSALELADGEGRFREDAWQREAGGGGRSRVLSDGAVFEQAGVNFSHVRGDALPASATAHRPELAGRGFEAMGVSLVIHPNNPHVPTSHANVRFFIAEKDGEAPVWWFGGGFDLTPFYPVAEDVVHWHSVARGLCAPFGDSVYPRYKKWCDEYFYLKHRDEARGIGGLFFDDLNEWGFDQSFAFMQAVGNGYLDAYLPIVAKRKDTAWGTREREFQLYRRGRYVEFNLVWDRGTLFGLQSGGRTESILMSMPPLVRWEYGYQPEPGSAEAKLYTDFLPPRDWV; encoded by the coding sequence ATGAGCCATCCGCATAGCGACGCCGTAAAAGCCTTTCTGCTCGACCTGCAAGACCGCATCTGCTCCGCCCTAGAGCTCGCGGATGGCGAAGGCCGTTTCCGGGAAGACGCCTGGCAGCGCGAGGCCGGCGGCGGCGGGCGCAGCCGGGTGCTGAGCGACGGCGCGGTCTTCGAGCAGGCCGGCGTCAATTTTTCGCATGTGCGCGGCGACGCGCTGCCCGCCTCCGCCACGGCCCACCGGCCGGAGCTGGCCGGCCGTGGCTTCGAGGCCATGGGCGTGTCGCTGGTGATCCACCCCAACAATCCGCACGTGCCCACCAGCCATGCCAATGTGCGCTTCTTCATCGCCGAGAAGGACGGCGAGGCGCCGGTGTGGTGGTTCGGCGGCGGCTTCGACCTGACGCCGTTCTACCCGGTGGCGGAAGACGTGGTGCACTGGCACAGCGTGGCCCGCGGCCTGTGCGCGCCTTTCGGCGACAGCGTCTACCCGCGCTACAAAAAGTGGTGCGACGAATACTTCTATCTGAAGCACCGCGACGAAGCGCGCGGCATCGGCGGCCTGTTCTTCGACGACCTCAATGAATGGGGCTTCGACCAGAGCTTCGCCTTCATGCAGGCGGTGGGCAACGGTTATCTGGACGCCTATCTGCCCATCGTGGCCAAGCGCAAGGACACGGCCTGGGGCACGCGCGAGCGCGAATTCCAGCTCTACCGCCGCGGCCGCTATGTGGAATTCAACCTGGTATGGGACCGCGGCACGCTGTTCGGCCTGCAGTCGGGCGGCCGCACCGAATCCATCCTGATGTCGATGCCGCCGCTGGTCCGCTGGGAATACGGCTATCAACCGGAGCCGGGCAGCGCGGAAGCCAAGCTCTACACCGACTTCCTGCCGCCGCGCGATTGGGTGTGA
- a CDS encoding glycosyltransferase family 39 protein, giving the protein MFTPQGYDASPSRAREAALWLLFALIWFGSLGYRGLIHADEGRYATISLFMLHSGDWITPRLNGLLYFEKPILQYWMGAISFAVFGVNEFAARFWPGLTGFLSVAAVSLTARRLWGVDAGRHAALAAGGMAWIVANSHFLSLDMGVSFFLTAALCGFLLAQREEASRAETRWAMWITWAAMAGAVLSKGLIGLLIPGATLVLYSLVNWQWAFWKRMHWLSGLALFFALTAPWFVLVSERNADFAHFFFIREHFERFLTTEHKRTGAPWYFVPYLILGLLPWTTLLPRIVKDAWADRAAGLRIGRLLLIWCLFIFAFFSKSSSKLPSYILPMFPALALMLAYSFSRMTPAQLKKHIVLPALLWLALLAAWPFAGRFANEDSPLEVIQPFAHFIAAGAAAFLIASVYAWRALGRGRMLAAVAALSFGSLIAVTLAASGHDSYGRLKGSKEIVKQIQPYLTPDSEIYSVRYYDQTFPYYVGRPVKLVDFVDEFEFGEGQEPQNWMPRLEQFTAAWRAAPKAVAMLTDNTFQELRKQGLPMKVIYQDPRRMVVAKP; this is encoded by the coding sequence ATGTTCACCCCTCAAGGCTATGACGCATCGCCGTCGCGCGCGCGCGAAGCCGCGCTGTGGCTGCTGTTCGCGCTGATCTGGTTCGGCAGCCTGGGCTATCGCGGCCTGATACACGCCGACGAGGGCCGTTACGCGACGATTTCGCTGTTCATGCTGCACAGCGGCGACTGGATCACGCCCCGCCTGAACGGCCTGCTCTATTTCGAGAAACCCATCCTGCAATACTGGATGGGCGCAATCAGCTTCGCCGTCTTCGGCGTCAATGAATTCGCCGCCCGCTTCTGGCCGGGCCTGACCGGCTTTCTGAGCGTGGCCGCGGTCTCGCTGACCGCGCGCCGGCTATGGGGCGTGGATGCCGGCCGCCATGCGGCGCTGGCCGCCGGCGGCATGGCCTGGATCGTCGCCAACAGCCACTTTCTGTCGCTGGACATGGGCGTCAGCTTCTTCCTCACCGCCGCCTTGTGCGGTTTCCTGCTGGCGCAGCGCGAGGAAGCCAGCCGCGCGGAAACCCGCTGGGCAATGTGGATCACCTGGGCGGCCATGGCCGGCGCGGTGCTGAGCAAGGGCTTGATCGGCCTGTTGATTCCCGGCGCCACGCTGGTGTTGTACAGCCTCGTCAACTGGCAGTGGGCGTTCTGGAAACGCATGCACTGGCTCAGCGGCCTGGCGCTGTTCTTCGCGCTCACCGCGCCGTGGTTTGTGCTGGTTTCGGAACGCAACGCCGATTTCGCTCACTTCTTCTTCATCCGCGAGCATTTCGAGCGCTTCCTCACCACCGAGCACAAGCGCACCGGCGCGCCGTGGTATTTCGTGCCCTATCTGATCCTGGGCCTGCTGCCGTGGACCACGCTGCTGCCGCGCATCGTCAAGGACGCCTGGGCCGACCGCGCCGCCGGCCTGCGCATCGGCCGCCTGCTGCTGATCTGGTGCCTGTTCATTTTCGCCTTCTTCAGCAAGTCCAGCTCCAAGCTGCCGTCCTACATCCTGCCGATGTTCCCGGCGCTGGCGCTGATGTTGGCCTATAGCTTCAGCCGCATGACGCCGGCGCAGTTGAAGAAGCACATCGTTCTGCCGGCGCTGCTATGGCTGGCGCTGCTGGCCGCCTGGCCCTTCGCCGGCCGCTTCGCCAATGAAGACTCGCCGCTGGAGGTGATCCAACCCTTCGCGCACTTCATCGCCGCCGGCGCGGCGGCATTCTTGATCGCCTCGGTTTACGCCTGGCGCGCGCTGGGGCGGGGCCGCATGCTGGCCGCCGTCGCTGCGCTGTCCTTCGGCAGCCTGATCGCCGTCACGCTGGCCGCCAGCGGCCACGACAGCTATGGCCGGCTCAAGGGCAGCAAGGAAATCGTCAAGCAAATCCAGCCCTACCTGACGCCGGACAGCGAAATCTACTCGGTGCGCTACTACGATCAGACCTTCCCCTACTACGTGGGACGGCCGGTCAAACTGGTGGATTTCGTCGACGAGTTCGAGTTCGGCGAGGGGCAGGAGCCGCAAAACTGGATGCCGCGGCTGGAACAATTCACCGCCGCCTGGCGCGCCGCGCCCAAGGCGGTGGCGATGCTGACCGACAACACCTTTCAGGAACTGCGGAAGCAAGGCCTGCCGATGAAAGTGATTTATCAGGACCCGCGGCGGATGGTGGTGGCTAAACCTTAA
- a CDS encoding SMR family transporter: MKLIEFGLILFGVLLNAAAQLCLKAGVRQIGHFDFSLANAWPIGWSLATNLPIVGGLSCYAVSVVVWIMALSRVEVSVAYPMLSIGYVVNALLAYWMFGEALATQKLIGIAVIIVGVVLVARS; encoded by the coding sequence ATGAAACTGATTGAATTTGGATTGATCTTGTTCGGCGTGCTGCTCAACGCCGCCGCGCAACTGTGCTTGAAAGCCGGCGTGCGCCAGATCGGCCACTTCGACTTCTCCTTGGCCAATGCCTGGCCGATAGGCTGGTCTCTGGCCACCAATCTGCCCATCGTCGGCGGCCTGTCCTGCTACGCCGTCAGCGTGGTGGTGTGGATCATGGCGCTGTCGCGCGTGGAGGTCAGCGTGGCCTACCCCATGCTGTCCATCGGCTACGTGGTCAACGCCCTGCTCGCCTACTGGATGTTCGGCGAAGCGCTGGCCACGCAAAAACTCATCGGCATCGCCGTGATCATCGTCGGCGTGGTGCTGGTCGCCCGCAGCTGA
- a CDS encoding DegT/DnrJ/EryC1/StrS aminotransferase family protein codes for MEFLPFTRPAIDEDTIAAVAETLRSGWITTGPRCQQLETELSAFCGGRPVRLVASATAALEMALQIAGVGPGDEVITCPLSWIATANVILKVGATPVFVDADPAIRNIDLSKLEAAITPRTRAIIPVDLAGLPVDRDRLYDIARRHKLRVVEDAAQSMGANWQGKRIGAEGDLVSFSFHANKNMTSGEGGCLVLNNAEEARLFEKLRLQGVTRFPDGTMDVDVLGGKANMTDIAAAIGLGQLKQLDAFNARRRELAKLYFQHFDRELGCELPPEDFEQSNWHMFQPLLPLDRMIIGRGEFIARMKAEQIGVGVHYPAMHLFTLFREKGYSEGDFPVAEDIGARTVTLPLFPAMKDQDVLRVCQTFSAALRAVLH; via the coding sequence ATGGAATTTCTGCCCTTCACCCGTCCCGCCATAGACGAAGACACCATCGCCGCCGTAGCCGAAACGCTGCGCTCCGGCTGGATCACCACCGGCCCGCGCTGCCAGCAGCTGGAAACCGAGCTGTCCGCCTTCTGCGGCGGCCGCCCGGTGCGGCTGGTGGCATCGGCCACCGCCGCGCTGGAGATGGCGCTGCAAATCGCCGGCGTCGGCCCCGGCGACGAGGTGATCACCTGCCCGCTGAGCTGGATCGCCACCGCCAACGTGATCCTGAAAGTGGGCGCGACGCCGGTGTTCGTCGACGCCGATCCGGCCATCCGTAATATCGATCTGTCCAAGCTGGAAGCCGCGATCACGCCGCGCACCCGCGCCATCATCCCGGTGGATCTGGCCGGCCTGCCGGTGGACCGCGACCGTCTGTACGACATCGCCCGCCGCCATAAGCTGCGCGTGGTGGAAGACGCCGCCCAGTCCATGGGCGCCAATTGGCAGGGCAAGCGCATCGGCGCGGAAGGCGACCTGGTGTCGTTCAGCTTCCACGCCAACAAGAACATGACCAGCGGCGAAGGCGGCTGCCTGGTGCTGAACAACGCGGAAGAAGCCCGCTTGTTCGAAAAGCTGCGCCTGCAAGGCGTCACCCGCTTCCCGGACGGCACCATGGACGTGGACGTGCTGGGCGGCAAGGCGAACATGACCGACATCGCCGCCGCCATCGGCCTGGGCCAGCTGAAACAGCTGGACGCGTTCAACGCCCGCCGCCGCGAATTGGCCAAGCTGTATTTCCAGCATTTCGACCGCGAACTGGGCTGCGAGCTGCCGCCGGAAGACTTTGAACAGAGCAACTGGCACATGTTCCAGCCGCTGCTGCCCCTGGACAGAATGATCATAGGCCGCGGCGAATTCATCGCCCGCATGAAGGCGGAACAGATCGGCGTGGGCGTGCACTACCCGGCCATGCATTTGTTCACGCTGTTCCGCGAAAAGGGCTATAGCGAAGGCGACTTCCCGGTAGCCGAAGACATCGGCGCGCGCACCGTCACGCTGCCGCTGTTCCCGGCGATGAAAGACCAGGACGTGCTCCGCGTCTGCCAAACCTTCAGCGCCGCGCTGCGCGCCGTTTTACACTGA